The Dermochelys coriacea isolate rDerCor1 chromosome 7, rDerCor1.pri.v4, whole genome shotgun sequence genome window below encodes:
- the LOC119859186 gene encoding prolactin-releasing peptide receptor-like has product MMNLDNLTSLNFLSAIHSNASNLFSGLQFVQSFKPLIILCYSLVVFVGIIGNYLLIYVICKTKKMHNVTNFLVGNLAFSDMLMCATCVPLTLAYAFEPRGWVYGRFMCYFVFLMQPVTVFVSVFTLTVIAVDRYYAMLYPLRRRLTISICAYILAAIWLLSCILAAPALVHTYHAEFPELDFSICEEFWFHMKRDHLTYAYSTLIITYVLPLIVISLSYLRISVKLKNRVVPGNITQGQAEWDRARRRKTFRLLVLVVAAFGVCWLPLHIFNMIKDMDINLIDKQYFNLIQLLCHWFAMMSACTNAFLYAWLHDSFRGELKKMFTWRKKKIGPATNCIMASVML; this is encoded by the coding sequence ATGATGAATCTGGACAATTTAACCTCCCTAAACTTCCTCTCAGCAATTCATAGCAATGCTAGCAATTTATTCTCAGGGCTCCAGTTTGTTCAATCTTTCAAACCACTCATCATCCTGTGCTACTCCCTGGTGGTTTTTGTTGGCATCATTGGGAATTATCTCCTCATTTATGTCATCTGCAAGACTAAAAAAATGCACAATGTCACCAACTTCCTTGTAGGCAACCTGGCTTTCTCAGACATGCTTATGTGTGCAACCTGCGTGCCCCTGACTCTGGCATATGCCTTTGAGCCCCGGGGATGGGTTTATGGACGCTTCATGTGTTATTTTGTGTTCTTAATGCAACCGGTcactgtgtttgtgtctgtcttcaCCTTGACTGTCATAGCTGTGGACAGATACTATGCCATGTTGTATCCTCTCCGGAGGAGGCTCACTATATCAATCTGTGCTTATATTCTGGCTGCTATTTGGCTGCTGAGTTGCATCTTGGCTGCCCCAGCCTTGGTCCACACCTATCATGCTGAGTTCCCAGAACTGGACTTCTCCATCTGTGAAGAGTTTTggttccatatgaagagagaccATTTAACTTATGCCTACAGCACTCTCATTATCACATATGTACTGCCTTTAATAGTCATCTCCTTGTCCTATCTGCGGATCTCTGTCAAACTGAAAAATCGAGTGGTTCCGGGAAACATCACCCAGGGCCAAGCTGAGTGGGACAGGGctaggaggaggaaaacctttcgctTGCTGGTCCTGGTGGTGGCTGCCTTTGGAGTCTGCTGGCTCCCTCTGCACATCTTTAACATGATAAAAGACATGGATATTAACTTAATAGATAAACAGTATTTCAACCTCATCCAGCTGCTGTGCCACTGGTTTGCTATGATGTCTGCCTGCACCAATGCCTTCCTTTATGCCTGGCTACATGACAGCTTCAGAGGGGAATTGAAGAAGATGTTTACCTGGCGGAAGAAGAAGATTGGACCTGCCACTAACTGCATTATGGCCAGTGTGATgctataa